AGCGATGCCGATGACACCGCCTGCGAGTGGAGGGCATGGACCTGAAACTGACGCGGTTGTGGAGAGCGCAAGACAAGTTCCGGGCAGTCAAACGTTAGGGCAAATCGACGTCGCCCCAAAGAAGACCGTGCCTGTCGTTCAAGCTGTGATCGCCCAGGAACAGCGACAGATGGAGTTGGATTTTGGGGACCAGGTTGCGGATGCCGAGACAGTGGGCGTGGATGATGAGGCGCAGATGCGCTCTGCCGTTGGTGGCTTGGACGACATGGAAGCGATGCTGCGAAAAGGGGATGGCGAAAAGAGGGTTGCTCGATAGGGTGGCGTGCATGGTTTATATGTTGGGGAGGCGGGAAGCATGCGTAATTGGGCTGACCCTGCTCTGAGGTCGAGCTCCCGATAAGATCACAGCAATGCTGTGAGAATGGGAGACAGAGAATGGACTATTTTGTTTGTTCGGATATTTCGCTGCGATCTTGCGCGGTCTGCATTGTTGATGCACGTGGCAAGGTCTGCTTGGAGCGGGAACTGCACTGCGAGGTCGACGACATTGCAGATTGCCTGGATGGTTTTGGACATCCAATCGCGCGTGTCGGCTTCGAGGCTGGAGCGTTCAGCTAGCACCTTTTCTTTGGTTTGCAAGAAAAGGGTTCGACATCGTTTGTATGGAAGCTCGGCAGGTCAGTGCGGCGCTATCAGCGATGCGGAAAAAAACCGACAAAACGGATGCGAAAGGCATTGCACATATACTGCGTACGGGGTGGTTCAGTCCCGTGCACATGAAGAGCCGCGAGGCGCATGGCGCGCGCGTTGCTGAGCACCAGAAAGGCATTGCTCAAGAAGACTATTGATCTGGCCAACGAGGTTCGCGGCTTATTGAAGATATTTGGCGTGCGTCTGCCAAGAACGGTCAAACATGGCAGCTTCGACGCCCTTGTCCGCCCAATGATCGAGTTGGACGAGGTGCTCGCACATGCGGTCATTCCACTGCTGGATGCGCGCGCTGTGCTTTTCCAGAACTATCTTGAACTGGATCGCAGGGCGAAGCGCGCAGCGTCGCAAGATGAAGTTTGCATGCGGATGATGACCGTGCCTGGCGTCGGCCCGATCGCTGCGTTGACATTCAAGGCGGCGGTCGATGACCCAAACCGTTTCAAACGTTCTTGCACGGTGGCTGCGCACTTTGGCCTCGCGCCAAGGCGATACCAGTCGGGCGAGCACGATAATCCAGGCCGCATCTCAAAAGCGGGCGATCAAGATGTACGAGCCACTCTCTACGCCGCCGCAAATGCTCTGCTTATGCGTACGATGGCTAAATCTCAGATCAAGTCATGGGGAATGCGATTGATGCGCACAAAGGGGCGACGGCGCGCTGTTTTTGCTGTCGCACGTAAGCTCGCTGTGCTTCTTCACCGGATGTGGGTTGATGGCACGGAATTCCGTCAGGAACAGGTGGGAGGAACGGCATGACCTGAATAGCCGAACACCTAACCTGACGGGATCGTCCAATCCGGACGAGGTCTGTGGATGAAGACGAAAATGTCTGCTGCGCAATGTGAAGCGCGCCGGGAAGCAGGGCTCTCCACAACCAATCGGACACATGCATGCAGCGGCGCCTTTCGAACGTCAAACCAGACTGCGAAGAGAAGCGTGACCCGGATAAGCGATCCAAAGCGGAAAAACGAAAGGAAACGAGCTTGACCCAGACACCCAATTAGCGAAGCTGACCTTCGCTGCGTGAGCGTTTGCGCCTGGCAAGACCAGCGATAGCTGACATTCAGCAACGGCGCTACCGTTGTATGGACCTGCATAGGCCCATCACTGATTCAGTGTTCGCAAATTGTTCTGATTTCGCTTGACCGAGATTTCAACACAACATATTTGTTGCGTCATGACTTTAGTGTACGATTCGTCCACAGGCTACCTTGCTCCCGGCGTCCATATTGTGACCTGGGATGAACTGGTCGCTCTATGTTCGGTCAATCAGCACCGAACGCGCTTGGTTGGCGGCCTCAAGAGTGCCGCCCTTAACCTCGGGGGAGCAGGCTGCACGTTGTTGCTTTTGGATGGAAGTTTCGTGTCTGAGAAGGACCTACCAAACGACTATGATGGCGCTTGGAGCCCAGTTGGCATGAACCCTTACCTTGTAGATCCGGTGCTGCTCGATTTTTCGCCATCCGGACGCGCGGCAATGAAAGCTAAGTACGGCGGAGAGTTGTTCCTAGAGAGCGCGGTCGCCGCACCCGGTGTACTTTTTCGTGACTTTTTTCAATCCGACAGAAGTGGAAACGCCAAAGGAATACTGTCTCTAGACCTAGGGAGCATCAAATGATCACCAATGAGCGCCAATACAAAATTACTCGAGCAAATGCCGAGAAGTTTAAGGCTGCGATTGATGGCTTTGATGTCGCAGAGAGAGAGAAGGCCGGCATACACCCGACCTTTATTGAGGCCGAGCTTAGTGGCTTGAATAGCCAACTGGTCGACCTTGAAGAAGAAATCCGAGCATATGAGGAGCTGCAGTCAATGCAAGCTCCCGTTATTACGGTGGAGCGGATTGAAGACCTAGCCGAGGGCTTGATTGCAGCAAGGATTGCTTCCGGACTTTCTCAGCGTGAACTCGCGGAGAGGATGGGACTCAAACCTCAGCAGATCCAACGCTATGAATCGGATAAGTACTCGAGTGCAAGTCTAGCCAGAATTATTCAAGTAACAGAAGCACTCAATATTGAACTTAGAAACGAAATACTGGTCCCGTACCAACCTGATGGTTTCGAAGGAGTTTTGCAGAAGCTATCTCAGGTAGGCTTGGACGCAGCTTTCCTAAGATCTAAACTTCTGAGCTCAGCGGATGAAAGCAGGTTTAGCGCTCTTTCCGATGGGTCGCCGCAAGAGGCACCAACAGTTGTTGACCGCTCGATAGAAGCGGTTTCGAGAGTCTATGGTTGGGCCAAAGACCAGCTTTTCTCGGCGCATCCCTTGAGTGTGCCAGCAATAGCTGGAGCGCAAGCAAGGTTCAAAATGCCAGCAAAGCGAGACGCTGATCAAACAGCTCTTTATGCGACATATGCCAATTATCTGGCCCGACTTGTGTTGAATGCGACGCCGGTAATTGAAGGCCCAGCGGTACCTGATGAGCCGGAAGAATTTCTGAGACTGTTCCACGAAAACTATGAAGAGTTTGGTTTCCGAGACTTGCTAAACTTCTCTTGGGATTTGGGTATCCCAGTGGTGCCATTGCGAGACGGGGGGCAATTTCACGGAGCATGTTGGAGAATATCAGGCAGAAATGTCATTGTAATGAAACAAAAGACTCCACATGTAAGTCGATGGATATTCGACTTACTGCATGAGCTTTACCACGCATCTCAACGACCCGAAGAAACTGACTTCGTGATTTTGGAGGCTGCCGAAACTTCCGAGGAGCGCCGTAGCTCCGATGAAGAGGTAAGAGCAAGTCAATTCGCTGGCGAGGTTGGTCTCTCGGGCCAGGCGGAAGAGCTCACGGCAATTGTCGTGGATAGAAGCCGCGGCGACATCAAAAGGGTCAAGTCCGTTGTTGCGCGCTTGGCCGAGGAGAGGGGCGTGGACGTTGGATTGCTCGCAAATTACCTAGCATTTCGCCTTCAGATGCAAGGGATCAACTGGTGGGGAGCTGCGGCGAACCTCCAGCGAGGTGGCGGGGATCCTTGGATGGTCGCGAGGGATGTGTTTTGCGAACGGTTTTCCTTTGATGGCCTAGACGACGTCGATGGTTCAATTTTGCAACGAGCTCTTGAGAGGAATTATTGATGAAACCCTTGGTCGAACTCAAACCACTCAAGATTAGCTGCACGGATAGCGATTGCGATAACGGTCTTCACTGTTTCAAGACGACGCGACAGATGGGGCGTAAGGAGCGTGGAAGTTGTCGGTCTTGCGGTGCCAAGCTTATCGACTGGCCGCGGCTGCATAAAAGATCAATCGAAGATGCTGAATTCACTTTCGAGGCGCTTCGAAATGAAAAAATTAGGCATCATTTCTTTCACGTTGAGATTGATCAGCGTGCAAAGAACTACGCCAAGCGAAAGGGTTGGTTGAAGCTTCGAGAAGCAGTCGAAAGTAGGATCAGAAAGTACGTGGCGAAGGCAGGGAACCCGCGTGATGGGCGGCAAACACCGTTCGAAGACAATCCAATCTTCTATGCACAGCACGCAACCGCCACATGCTGCCGAACCTGCCTCAACTACTGGCATGACATCTCCAAAGGCCACGATTTGACTGATGAGGAGGTAGACTACTGCGCGGACCTAATTGAGATGTATCTTCGAGAGCGCCTGGACGACGTTGAAGACGGGCCACAGCGTGTTCCCCCGATCCGGTCAAAGATTATGGGGTAGGGGGTCGAGAGATGCTCAGAGGCGTTATCAATACGGAGCAACAGGCAGAGCATCTGCGCAATAAATCGGTCAGCGCATCTGAACGGCGTGTGCTGCTTTCCAAGCTAAGCGGCTCCGACCAAGAAGCTGACCTAAGCGTTCCGACGAATTGTGAAGGCTTCGGTCGAGTTCGTCACTTCAAAACCTCAACGGCTCCGAGCTGGCCGTCCAACCCACTGCCAATCCTGCCGGCGGCGAAGGCTCTAGGGCTCCCGGACGGCCAGACTGCCATGGAAGCACAAGTCTATCAAAACGCGGCTTGCCCTTGGCGATGCTGGTACTGTTTCGTTCCTTATCCACTACTGAGCGCCAACCCAAAAAAGTCGAAGTGGTTCACGATATCGGAGCTAGTAGACCTCTTCGAGAATGAGGCAGATGGGTGTCCGAGAGTCATCGATCTATCAGGTGGGTCGCCGGATTTGGTCCCAGAATGGCCAGTTTGGATGATGGAAGAGCTGGAGGCCAGAGGACTCGATCATCAGACGTTTCTATGGTCGGACGACAATCTCAGCACTGACTGGCTTATGACTAAGCTGTCGAAGTCGCAGCTGGAGCGAATGCAGTCTTACAAGAATTACGGTCGGGTTTGCTGCTTCAAAGGTATCGATGAAAGGTCATTTGCGTTTAACACAAATGCAGAGCCAAGCGGCTTTGAGTTCCAGTTACAAGTAATGGATAGGCTGCTGGACCTCGATCTCGACGTCTATGGCTACATCACGCTTACCGACCCAACGTCTGACAACATCGATTCTCGGATGAGCGCCTTCTTCGACCGTTTGCAGACCATTCATGAATTCCTCCCCCTTCGCATAATCCCACTGCAGATTGGCGTCTACGGTCCAGTGGAGCCGAGAATGAATGACGAGTTTGATGCCAGCCTTGCTATACAAGAAGTGGCAATCCAGCACTGGAACGTGGAAATCGAAAAAAGGTTCTCACTCGAAGATCGTCAACGGCCAATCACGGACGTGAGCTTGCGGAGGTCTCAGGTATGAAACACGCGCCGATCGATCTCTGGTCGTTCGAAAGCAGGGTAGAGTTCTGGCTTCTAAAGTCGCTATCGGCGGGCGTCACTAGCTTCTCAAGTCTGCTTGCAGAACTCCCCGGAGTGTACCCCACTGCCGCAATGGCGGGAATTCGTCGTCTAGTCAAAAGTGGGCGCATTTCAGTCGAGATGGGCCGAAAGCTAGCTCTCCAAGCACGTGTCGCATCAAGCCCCACTTCAACTTATGCCGAACTTCCACCGCCGCATCCGTTGGATTTCGAATGGAGATTCAACCAGGAGACTTCTGAAGCACTCGCTTCTCGAGCTGTGATTCCCAGTGCACGACGTTTTGGAAGGACGCTTTGCCTTGGCGTCCCGACAGTCGCCTTGGCCGCAATCAAGCTAGGTTTGGGTCAACACGCCGACTTCTTGGGAGAAGCCAACGAGATTTCAACGGCTGTAAGCGAACATGCACGAAGAAGGGCTAGCTCGCTCTCAACACATTTCGGTTCGAGCCGGGCTTCTTCGGCGTCCTATGCGAGTGTAGTTCTAGATCCTCCTTGGTATGATGATTGTCTTCACGAGATGATTCCGCTGGCGGCTTCTGCTTGCCAGCACAACGGTACCGTGTTCGTGGTCGCTGCCCCATTCGGTTCGAGAAGATCGGCGATCGATCATCGCGCCAATCTGATTTCCATTGCTGAACAGTGCGGTCTGGTTCTGGCAAATCAAGTTCCAGCATTCGCGAGGTATCAGACCCCTTTCTTTGAAGCCAATGCTCTTAAGGCCGCTGGCTTAGCGGTACCCGGAGATTGGAGGACGGCCGACTTGCTCGAGTTCCGAAAAGCCGGTGTTGGGAGCAGCCTGCCTTTGAAGGCTCGAACAAGGCCTCGCCCGTGGCACGAACTCTCCGTCGGTCGGATGCGTCTATTTATCGACGTGTCTCAACCAGATGAGCATGGAGGCGATGTCACACTAAATAGCATCGTTGCAGGTGACGTATTGCCTACAGTGAGCAGGCGCGACGGACGGAGGACGCGGGCAAACGTTTGGACGTCTGGCAACCGCATCTTTCGGTGCAACAGGCCAAATGAGTTAGTTGCTGCACTCGAAGGAGACTTGTTGGCGCTTCCAGAATTTTACCATCGCGATCCATGTCGACCCTATTACCACAGAAATTTCCAACGATACGCTACGTTGAAGTTCCACCTTCAGAAGCTCTCCGCTAAAGAGCTGCAGGAAGAGAAGGAGCACTTTGGTGGGAACAGTGGCGCGGCGCGAAGAATTGCTTCACGAACTCAGCGCGAGGTTGCGTTCGCACAACTTTTGGGGTCCGCTCCTCGCAGAGATCCTTTGCAGCCGTTTGGACAGTAAGTTGCACGTGGCGATCTTTTCAGAACCATTTTTGTCGTTCCTCAAAGCTGGACAGAAAACAGTAGATACGCGCTTGTCCTCGGTGAGGTGCGCTCCCTACGGCCATGTATCCTCGGGTGACCTCGTTCTTGTGAAAGAAAACTCTGGGCCGATCACTGCAGTAACAAGAGTCTCCGATGCTGAGTATTTTGCTACTGCGCATCACTCGTTGGATGCAATTAGGGCCGACTATGGCACTAGGATCTTGGCTGGAGATGATTTCTGGCGATCAAAGCAGTACGCTAGGTTTGCTTCCGTTATTCACGTTGAGCAAACCACAGAGTTTGCACCGATCGAATTTGCGAAAACTGACAGACGAGGATGGGTCGCGCTGGATGACGACCAGTTGGAGTTTGCTTTTTGACTGGCAAGGTAGTCCTCGCTTTTTCCGGGCAGATAGGCAGTGGCAAAAGTTCACTGGCAAAAGCAATCAGTGACGAGTTTGGTTTTCCCCGAATAAGCTTTGGCGGCTACGTCAGGCATTTGGTTCGACAGTCTGGCGGAGACGAGAGTGACAGAAAATCACTTCAAGACGAGGGCGAAAGACAGGTCGATAACGACCCAAGTGCGTTCCTATTGGCGACACTCAATTATCACGATGTTGACAAAGCAAACTCCTTTGTTGTTGAAGGCTTGAGACATACTTCGATCCTGAACGAGATGCGCAAGTTCTTCGGAACAGATCTTATCCACATTCATTTGGAGGCTGCCGATCAAATTGCCTTCGTGCGTGCGGTAGCACGCGGAGACGACCCAAAGGTCGTGGAGCGCGCTTTGCGACACACAGTCGAGGCCGACGTGG
The window above is part of the Roseovarius sp. THAF27 genome. Proteins encoded here:
- a CDS encoding DUF4186 family protein: MGRKERGSCRSCGAKLIDWPRLHKRSIEDAEFTFEALRNEKIRHHFFHVEIDQRAKNYAKRKGWLKLREAVESRIRKYVAKAGNPRDGRQTPFEDNPIFYAQHATATCCRTCLNYWHDISKGHDLTDEEVDYCADLIEMYLRERLDDVEDGPQRVPPIRSKIMG
- a CDS encoding IS110 family transposase, encoding MARALLSTRKALLKKTIDLANEVRGLLKIFGVRLPRTVKHGSFDALVRPMIELDEVLAHAVIPLLDARAVLFQNYLELDRRAKRAASQDEVCMRMMTVPGVGPIAALTFKAAVDDPNRFKRSCTVAAHFGLAPRRYQSGEHDNPGRISKAGDQDVRATLYAAANALLMRTMAKSQIKSWGMRLMRTKGRRRAVFAVARKLAVLLHRMWVDGTEFRQEQVGGTA
- a CDS encoding AAA family ATPase; its protein translation is MTGKVVLAFSGQIGSGKSSLAKAISDEFGFPRISFGGYVRHLVRQSGGDESDRKSLQDEGERQVDNDPSAFLLATLNYHDVDKANSFVVEGLRHTSILNEMRKFFGTDLIHIHLEAADQIAFVRAVARGDDPKVVERALRHTVEADVAITLREAADLVLAASETLSELTTQVVPLVESRT
- a CDS encoding helix-turn-helix transcriptional regulator, which encodes MITNERQYKITRANAEKFKAAIDGFDVAEREKAGIHPTFIEAELSGLNSQLVDLEEEIRAYEELQSMQAPVITVERIEDLAEGLIAARIASGLSQRELAERMGLKPQQIQRYESDKYSSASLARIIQVTEALNIELRNEILVPYQPDGFEGVLQKLSQVGLDAAFLRSKLLSSADESRFSALSDGSPQEAPTVVDRSIEAVSRVYGWAKDQLFSAHPLSVPAIAGAQARFKMPAKRDADQTALYATYANYLARLVLNATPVIEGPAVPDEPEEFLRLFHENYEEFGFRDLLNFSWDLGIPVVPLRDGGQFHGACWRISGRNVIVMKQKTPHVSRWIFDLLHELYHASQRPEETDFVILEAAETSEERRSSDEEVRASQFAGEVGLSGQAEELTAIVVDRSRGDIKRVKSVVARLAEERGVDVGLLANYLAFRLQMQGINWWGAAANLQRGGGDPWMVARDVFCERFSFDGLDDVDGSILQRALERNY
- a CDS encoding radical SAM protein codes for the protein MLRGVINTEQQAEHLRNKSVSASERRVLLSKLSGSDQEADLSVPTNCEGFGRVRHFKTSTAPSWPSNPLPILPAAKALGLPDGQTAMEAQVYQNAACPWRCWYCFVPYPLLSANPKKSKWFTISELVDLFENEADGCPRVIDLSGGSPDLVPEWPVWMMEELEARGLDHQTFLWSDDNLSTDWLMTKLSKSQLERMQSYKNYGRVCCFKGIDERSFAFNTNAEPSGFEFQLQVMDRLLDLDLDVYGYITLTDPTSDNIDSRMSAFFDRLQTIHEFLPLRIIPLQIGVYGPVEPRMNDEFDASLAIQEVAIQHWNVEIEKRFSLEDRQRPITDVSLRRSQV